In one Pirellulales bacterium genomic region, the following are encoded:
- a CDS encoding peroxiredoxin family protein, with amino-acid sequence MRLTCVAFALIAALSFVAPLAVAAEPPVIGDPAPGFDLRTIDGQSISLGALTTDSNLVLVVMRGWTGYQCPLSAGQMAKFAKQATAFAKAGAKVVFVYPASAEQIDARMADFMQGRTLPDNFLLAADPDFALTTAYGLRWQAPFETAYPATFVIDRQSVVRYAKVSQGHGGRATAAEVLEALGKLQ; translated from the coding sequence ATGCGTTTGACATGTGTTGCGTTTGCGCTGATCGCGGCGCTGTCGTTCGTTGCACCCCTGGCCGTGGCTGCCGAGCCGCCGGTGATCGGCGACCCAGCGCCGGGCTTTGACCTCCGCACGATCGACGGGCAAAGCATTTCGCTGGGCGCGCTGACGACCGATTCGAACCTGGTGCTGGTCGTGATGCGCGGCTGGACCGGCTATCAGTGCCCGCTGTCCGCCGGCCAGATGGCGAAGTTCGCCAAGCAAGCCACGGCGTTTGCCAAGGCCGGAGCCAAGGTGGTGTTCGTCTATCCGGCTTCGGCCGAGCAAATCGACGCCCGAATGGCCGACTTCATGCAAGGCCGGACGCTACCCGACAATTTCCTGCTCGCGGCCGATCCCGACTTCGCGCTGACGACGGCCTACGGCCTGCGCTGGCAGGCGCCTTTCGAGACGGCCTACCCAGCGACATTCGTCATCGACCGGCAATCCGTCGTACGCTACGCGAAGGTGAGCCAGGGCCACGGCGGCCGCGCCACCGCAGCCGAGGTACTCGAAGCCCTCGGCAAACTGCAATAA
- a CDS encoding Gfo/Idh/MocA family oxidoreductase has translation MARSNRRTFLQQAGLSAAALATAQQLASAAVEEQLVVGVIGPGGMGSNHLNLLAARGDVRVAWVCDPDSERLATAVKTVETHTGRTPQAVADLRRVLDDAAVDAVFIATPDHWHAPAAVLALDAGKHVYVEKPCCHNIREGRLMTAAVQRSGRCLQVGTQSRSGECVREAIERIERGEIGEVLVAKAWNSQRRGSIGHTSPSAPPATLDFDLWLGPAPVVEYRSNLLPSVWRWWYDFGCGDIGNDGVHDIDVALWGLGVEGHPHRATCIGGKSFFDDDQQFPDTQYAVFEYPAEGAKKPRQMIFEQRIWSPYVQEGYENGAAFYGTGGLMIVGHNVGWKLYGERNKLVAEREGRPDLALHHQNFFNCIRGSAEPLHADVHAGHRAATIVHLANLSARLGRTLNFDPTEQRIVGDDEAQALTARKYRDHWAVPRDA, from the coding sequence ATGGCGCGCAGCAATCGGCGGACCTTTCTGCAGCAGGCGGGACTCAGTGCGGCTGCCCTGGCGACGGCCCAGCAACTGGCCAGCGCGGCGGTCGAGGAGCAGCTCGTCGTCGGCGTGATTGGGCCCGGCGGCATGGGCAGCAATCATCTCAATCTGCTCGCGGCGCGTGGCGATGTGCGCGTGGCCTGGGTCTGCGATCCCGACTCCGAGCGGCTGGCCACGGCGGTCAAGACGGTCGAAACACACACGGGCCGCACTCCGCAAGCCGTCGCAGACCTGCGGCGCGTGCTCGACGACGCCGCGGTCGATGCCGTATTCATCGCGACGCCTGACCACTGGCACGCCCCGGCCGCGGTCCTGGCGCTCGACGCCGGCAAGCACGTTTACGTCGAGAAACCCTGCTGCCACAACATCCGCGAAGGCCGCCTGATGACCGCGGCCGTGCAGCGCAGTGGCCGGTGCCTGCAAGTCGGCACGCAAAGCCGCAGCGGCGAGTGCGTGCGCGAGGCGATCGAACGGATCGAGCGCGGCGAGATCGGCGAAGTGCTCGTGGCCAAGGCCTGGAACAGTCAGCGGCGCGGCTCGATCGGACACACGTCGCCCAGCGCGCCGCCGGCCACGCTCGATTTCGATCTGTGGCTGGGGCCCGCCCCGGTCGTCGAGTATCGCAGCAACCTGCTGCCAAGCGTGTGGCGCTGGTGGTACGACTTCGGCTGCGGCGACATCGGCAACGACGGCGTGCACGACATCGACGTCGCGCTGTGGGGCCTGGGCGTCGAAGGCCATCCGCACCGCGCGACCTGCATCGGGGGCAAGAGCTTCTTCGACGACGACCAACAGTTTCCCGACACGCAGTATGCGGTGTTCGAGTACCCGGCCGAGGGCGCGAAAAAGCCCCGGCAGATGATCTTCGAGCAGCGCATCTGGTCGCCCTACGTGCAGGAAGGCTACGAGAACGGCGCGGCGTTCTACGGCACCGGGGGCCTGATGATCGTGGGCCACAACGTGGGCTGGAAGCTGTACGGCGAGCGGAACAAGCTCGTGGCCGAGCGCGAAGGGCGCCCCGACCTGGCCCTGCATCATCAGAACTTTTTCAACTGCATTCGCGGGAGCGCCGAACCGTTGCACGCGGATGTTCACGCCGGCCACCGCGCGGCGACGATCGTACACCTGGCCAACCTTTCGGCCCGCCTCGGCCGGACGCTGAATTTCGACCCGACCGAGCAGCGGATCGTCGGTGACGACGAGGCCCAGGCGTTGACCGCGCGCAAGTATCGCGACCATTGGGCCGTGCCGCGAGACGCGTGA
- a CDS encoding DUF2804 domain-containing protein, whose protein sequence is MRTTILVLVCLFGLGSTSVGQDTPPATAQREFTEPTPLLNPDGSLAAWGWARRALMQYNREAIPANRQARIKEWDHYTIMSPEFTVGVTLVQLGPLVSGSAEVIDYAAGTIRSTQFIRPTPVSKAILPADPYGTTRLEQGDDFVALGFADGRRQIEFRIAKKGPAPALEGKVELMADPEHDSVAISRPFAGEGEFFYENKIFGLPASGAVSVDDQTYTLPADKSWAIFDWGRGLWPHESQWFWGQAAGRVGDRQVAWNLGHGYGDDAHGTCNAILVDGRLHKLDVVDCRFNADDRMQPWQFTSNDHRLTLEFRPIYNQHSKTDLGLISAELYKIHGYYSGTLVLDDGTKLEVKDVLGFAEHMKQRW, encoded by the coding sequence GTGCGTACGACGATCCTTGTTCTCGTGTGCCTGTTTGGTCTTGGCTCGACAAGCGTTGGTCAAGACACCCCGCCTGCGACCGCGCAGCGCGAATTCACCGAGCCGACGCCGCTGTTGAATCCCGACGGCTCGCTGGCCGCCTGGGGTTGGGCCCGTCGGGCGCTCATGCAATACAACCGCGAGGCGATCCCGGCGAATCGCCAGGCCCGGATCAAGGAGTGGGACCACTACACGATCATGTCGCCCGAGTTCACTGTGGGGGTGACGCTCGTCCAATTGGGCCCCTTGGTGAGCGGCAGCGCCGAGGTGATCGACTATGCAGCCGGGACGATTCGCAGCACGCAATTCATTCGACCCACGCCGGTGAGCAAGGCGATTCTCCCGGCCGATCCCTACGGGACGACGCGGCTGGAACAGGGCGACGACTTTGTCGCGCTCGGATTCGCCGACGGCCGGCGCCAGATCGAATTCCGCATCGCGAAGAAAGGACCCGCACCGGCGCTCGAGGGCAAAGTCGAATTGATGGCCGATCCGGAACACGACAGTGTGGCCATCTCGCGGCCGTTTGCCGGCGAAGGCGAGTTCTTCTATGAGAACAAGATCTTCGGACTGCCCGCCAGCGGCGCCGTCTCGGTCGACGACCAAACCTACACGTTGCCCGCGGACAAGTCGTGGGCCATCTTCGACTGGGGGCGTGGGCTCTGGCCGCACGAGTCCCAATGGTTCTGGGGCCAGGCAGCCGGCCGGGTCGGCGACCGGCAAGTCGCCTGGAACCTGGGGCACGGCTACGGCGACGACGCACACGGCACTTGCAACGCGATTCTCGTCGACGGCCGCCTGCACAAGCTCGACGTGGTCGATTGCCGGTTCAACGCCGACGACCGCATGCAGCCCTGGCAGTTCACGAGCAACGACCACCGGCTAACGCTCGAGTTCCGCCCAATCTACAACCAGCACTCCAAGACCGACCTGGGCCTGATCAGCGCCGAGCTCTACAAGATTCACGGCTACTACTCCGGCACGCTGGTGCTCGACGACGGTACGAAGCTCGAGGTCAAAGACGTGCTCGGCTTCGCGGAGCATATGAAGCAGCGTTGGTAA
- a CDS encoding acyl-CoA dehydrogenase family protein, translating to MTLAEQSQSSLYFTEEHQAFRQSLRRFIDQEINPYVDRWEEAEIFPAHELFRKMGELGFMGLSYPEEYGGLGQDYWYNVVMCEELARINCGGIPMAIAVQTDMATPALNMFGSHELKKEFLEPAIRGEAVCSIAVTEPGSGSDVASIRTRADSDGDHYVINGSKLYITNGTQADWICLLARTSPGTDHRGMSLIIVPTKTPGFSVSRKLKKLGNHSSDTAELVFDNVRVPKRNRIGEEGDGFIYQMIQFQKERLVSAIMAYSGIEKVIRMTIEYCRERKTFGQPLIDNQWIHFHLAELITEAEHLRQMCYHCVRKLCDGQDMTREASMAKLKAGRLVREAADWCMQFHGGMGYMEEYPMSRYFRDSRLLSIGGGADEIMLGIICKFEGILPRRRPG from the coding sequence ATGACGCTGGCAGAACAATCGCAGTCGAGCCTTTATTTCACCGAAGAGCACCAGGCGTTTCGACAGTCGCTCCGCCGGTTCATCGATCAGGAAATCAACCCCTACGTTGATCGTTGGGAAGAGGCCGAAATCTTTCCGGCCCACGAACTGTTCCGCAAGATGGGCGAGCTCGGCTTCATGGGTCTGTCCTATCCCGAAGAGTACGGCGGGCTCGGGCAGGACTACTGGTACAACGTCGTCATGTGCGAGGAGCTGGCGCGGATCAACTGTGGCGGCATCCCGATGGCCATCGCCGTGCAGACCGACATGGCGACGCCGGCCCTGAACATGTTCGGGTCGCACGAATTGAAGAAGGAATTCCTCGAGCCGGCCATTCGCGGCGAGGCGGTCTGCTCGATCGCCGTGACCGAGCCGGGTTCGGGCTCCGACGTCGCTTCGATCCGGACCCGCGCCGATAGCGACGGCGACCACTATGTCATCAACGGCAGCAAGCTCTATATCACCAACGGTACCCAGGCCGACTGGATCTGCTTGTTAGCGCGGACCTCGCCGGGCACCGACCATCGCGGCATGTCGCTGATCATCGTGCCGACCAAGACTCCGGGCTTCAGCGTCAGCCGCAAGCTGAAGAAACTCGGCAATCATTCGAGCGACACGGCCGAATTGGTGTTCGACAATGTCCGCGTGCCGAAGCGCAACCGCATCGGCGAGGAAGGCGACGGCTTCATCTACCAGATGATCCAGTTCCAAAAGGAGCGCCTGGTCAGCGCGATCATGGCCTACTCGGGCATCGAGAAGGTGATCCGCATGACGATCGAGTATTGCCGCGAACGCAAGACGTTCGGCCAGCCATTGATCGACAACCAGTGGATTCATTTCCACCTGGCCGAATTGATCACCGAGGCCGAGCACCTGCGGCAGATGTGCTACCACTGTGTCCGCAAACTGTGCGACGGCCAGGACATGACCCGCGAGGCGTCGATGGCCAAGCTCAAGGCGGGTCGGTTGGTGCGCGAAGCGGCCGATTGGTGCATGCAGTTCCACGGCGGCATGGGCTACATGGAGGAATATCCCATGTCCCGCTACTTCCGCGATTCGCGGCTGCTTTCGATCGGCGGCGGCGCCGACGAGATCATGTTGGGGATCATCTGCAAATTCGAAGGCATCCTGCCGCGCCGGCGGCCTGGCTAG
- a CDS encoding glycosyltransferase: MNSSPDRIVYLSRMPEATVGGIATLWRHVRLLNEAGFHAVAAFPEGMPLAGCPVPSIYEAQLRAGDGIVFPEAWRARLIRLQGLPATKVVFVQNHFLLEHGLGGAKDYGVFGVSHAMACSQVIADALGERCGYQHVAVVRCGVDSELFRPRQKRPAIAYMPRKRPLECVHILGRFRWRFPEFQHVPIVEITNRPMAQVAEILGQAAVFLSLSHLEGLGLPPLEAMAAGALVVGFHGEGGREYATPDNGLWVDEGQLDACVTALGRALQIAIGEPETYEQMLAGGRQTAARFSPEAERRALVEFWSDVAPAARRTNS, translated from the coding sequence GTGAATTCATCACCCGACCGCATCGTTTACCTGTCGCGGATGCCCGAGGCGACCGTCGGCGGGATTGCCACGCTGTGGCGTCACGTCCGGCTGCTGAACGAAGCGGGATTTCACGCCGTGGCAGCCTTTCCCGAGGGCATGCCGCTGGCCGGCTGCCCGGTGCCCTCGATCTACGAGGCCCAGCTCCGCGCCGGCGACGGCATCGTGTTTCCCGAGGCCTGGCGAGCCCGGCTGATTCGCCTCCAGGGACTGCCGGCCACGAAGGTCGTGTTTGTCCAGAACCACTTTCTGCTCGAACATGGTCTGGGCGGAGCGAAAGACTATGGCGTCTTCGGTGTGTCACACGCCATGGCCTGTTCGCAGGTAATTGCCGACGCGCTCGGCGAGCGCTGCGGGTACCAGCATGTGGCCGTGGTCCGCTGTGGCGTCGACTCGGAGCTGTTCCGCCCGCGGCAGAAGCGGCCGGCGATTGCCTACATGCCCCGCAAGCGGCCGCTCGAGTGCGTGCACATCCTCGGCAGGTTTCGCTGGCGGTTTCCAGAGTTTCAGCACGTGCCGATCGTGGAAATCACCAACCGCCCGATGGCCCAAGTCGCCGAGATCCTCGGCCAGGCGGCCGTGTTCCTCAGCCTGTCGCACCTCGAAGGGCTGGGCCTGCCGCCGCTCGAGGCCATGGCGGCCGGGGCGTTGGTCGTCGGTTTTCACGGCGAAGGAGGCCGCGAATACGCCACGCCCGACAACGGCCTCTGGGTCGACGAGGGACAGCTCGACGCATGCGTCACGGCGTTGGGGCGCGCCCTGCAGATCGCGATCGGCGAACCGGAGACGTACGAGCAGATGCTCGCCGGCGGGCGTCAGACTGCCGCGCGGTTCAGTCCCGAAGCCGAACGCCGGGCGCTCGTCGAATTCTGGAGCGACGTGGCTCCCGCTGCGCGGCGAACGAATTCCTGA
- a CDS encoding PQQ-like beta-propeller repeat protein: protein MRVWMWLGCLVLVSAVPALGQEWTRFHGPNGSGYLPTTTVPTRWTDQDYKFRVELPGAGHSSPVVWGERVFLTSATDSGARRLVLCLSADDGSLLWQRELGFTTHPKHLQNSFASPTPACDGERVYVALSDPDQYLLVALDHEGQEVWRQNLGPFVGQHGGGPSPIVYEDLVILGNEQDGPSSLHAFDRATGQPRWKVDRKADMVAYSTPCVLARPGRPDELIFASSAHGITSVDPRNGQVNWELPVFDKRSVSSPLVVAGLVFGSCGSGAGGNYVAAIRPPGDGQPTEAYRVSKSAPYVPSSTVNDELMFLWSDQGVVTCIEAADGKQVWQKRVGGKYSGSPVCTGEAVYGVSADGEVVVIAAKREFAELGRMPLGEECRSTPAISRGRLYVRTVSHLAAIGGDRR, encoded by the coding sequence ATGCGAGTATGGATGTGGCTCGGTTGCTTGGTGCTGGTCAGCGCGGTGCCTGCCCTGGGCCAGGAATGGACGCGCTTTCATGGGCCGAATGGGTCGGGCTACCTGCCCACGACGACCGTGCCCACACGGTGGACCGACCAGGACTACAAGTTCCGCGTCGAGCTGCCAGGCGCGGGGCATTCGTCGCCCGTCGTGTGGGGGGAGAGGGTATTTCTCACTTCGGCCACCGATTCAGGCGCCCGGCGGCTGGTCCTGTGTCTGAGCGCGGACGACGGCAGCCTGCTCTGGCAACGCGAGCTCGGTTTTACGACGCACCCGAAGCACCTGCAGAACAGCTTCGCCTCGCCCACTCCCGCGTGCGACGGCGAGCGCGTCTATGTGGCCTTGAGCGATCCCGACCAATATCTGCTCGTCGCGCTCGACCACGAGGGCCAGGAGGTCTGGCGGCAGAACCTCGGGCCTTTTGTCGGGCAGCATGGCGGCGGTCCCTCGCCGATCGTCTATGAAGACCTGGTCATCCTGGGCAACGAACAAGACGGGCCGAGCAGCCTGCATGCCTTCGACCGGGCGACGGGCCAGCCGCGCTGGAAGGTCGACCGCAAAGCCGACATGGTGGCCTACTCGACCCCGTGCGTGCTCGCGCGACCGGGCCGGCCCGACGAGCTGATTTTCGCCAGCAGCGCACACGGCATCACGAGCGTCGACCCGCGCAACGGGCAGGTCAATTGGGAGCTGCCGGTGTTCGACAAGCGCTCGGTCAGCTCGCCCTTGGTCGTGGCGGGGCTCGTGTTCGGCAGTTGCGGATCGGGAGCGGGCGGCAACTATGTGGCGGCGATTCGCCCGCCCGGCGACGGCCAACCTACCGAGGCGTATCGAGTGTCGAAATCGGCGCCCTATGTACCCAGCAGCACGGTCAACGATGAACTGATGTTTCTGTGGAGCGATCAGGGCGTCGTCACGTGCATCGAGGCGGCCGATGGCAAACAGGTTTGGCAGAAGCGCGTCGGCGGCAAGTACTCCGGTTCGCCCGTCTGCACCGGCGAGGCCGTCTACGGCGTCTCAGCCGACGGGGAAGTGGTCGTGATCGCCGCGAAGCGCGAGTTCGCCGAGTTGGGACGCATGCCGCTGGGCGAAGAGTGCCGTTCGACGCCGGCCATCAGCAGAGGGCGGCTCTACGTCCGGACGGTGTCGCATCTAGCTGCGATCGGCGGCGACCGCCGATAG